A window of Fibrobacter sp. genomic DNA:
GCGATGCAACGGGGAACCGGTTGAAACAAACTATATAAGCCGAACCGATTCCATGCTCCTTGAACTGGACATTGTAGACAACAGCAAACTAACAGTGACTGTAAACGGGAAAAAAGTCAGCAAGAAAAGTGATGATCTCTATTACAGCACAAAGGTTTTTATTGCACACGGTGCAGAGAGCACACCGATTTACATCGACGCCACCGACAGTGCAGGGTATTCAACCAAAGACACCCTTTTTGTAAAGCACAACCGGCTGCCCGTATGGATCAATACACCCTCCTATTCGGTTATCACAACAGGCAAAGAGTCAGTCTTTGATATATCAGTATCAGATCCTGATAACGACTCTCTTTTTGTCATCATGACCATAATCGACAGTACCGGAAAGTCTGTTATTCTGAATGCAGGAGAAGGAAAAGTCTCCTGGACTCCTCAGTTGTCCGATGTCGGTTTTTATGATGCTGTTATAAGAGCTACTGACGGGTTTGAATCCATAGAGAAGAGTTTTGTGATCGTGGTCAAGGGGATTGTGGCTGTACCGGTCAAGTTCCTTACATCTGAGGATGATTTCCCGGATACTGTTTATATCGGTAAATCGATAAATGTGACTCTCAGGGAGGTTCCTCTTACAGGTACAAAACCTTTCGAGTATGCCGCATACTTTCTGGACAGCAATGGAAAGATAGTAAAGACCATTCTCAAGGGATCCGACAGCCTTGTGCAATGGACAGCAGAACGTGCCGATACCATAGTACAACAACTGAAGGTGACTGTGAAAGACAGTTGCGGCATGATGGATTCTATTGTTACAGATATCCTTGTCATGAAAGAGATAGTCGCTTTCCTGAGATGGGAGAACATACACGCGACATTCAAAGAGGGAGCTTCTCAATGGGATCCGGTAAAGCTGATCATGACACCGGCATTGGAGTCCAGAGTGTCTATTCCATATACAATTTCATTTCCTGCAACAAATGATGCTGCAGACAGCTCTGATATAAGCTCTCCACTGAGCGGGAAATTTGTATTCGATGCCGGGGATACGGTCGCGGTTCTGAATCCGGAGATATTTGATGACTCGATACCGGAAGTCACCGAAAGATTCGAAATAAGGGTAACGGAACCTGATTCTGTTAAATTCAGAACCGAATCTAACAAGGTATTCTATGGAGAGATTATAGACAATGACATAGTTTTGTTCTATTTCAATGAAACTGAGGCCGCAGTAGTGGAGACAGACACCACCTATCCGGTCATTATTAAACTGTCAAGACCGGTTGAGAAGAAAGTTGAGTTTATCTGTGTGCTGGATGAGAGCAGTACTGCCACCGCCGGGAAAGATTTTACTTTAGACAACAATTATTACAGGGTGACCTTTGATCCTGGTGATGTGCAGGCTGAGATAAAGATCCATATCAGGCAGGATCAGCTCCAGGAGCAGGATGAGACTGTAATACTGAAACTGGTTTCCGATGATCCATTCACGGTTTCCAGGGATAATCAGGATTTCACCCTGACCATTCACGATGATGGTGATGTGGCTGCATTTTATTCATTTACCATCGAGGATTCATCCGGTTCCGAAGCCGTGCCTGAGGTAAAAGTAAAGGTAAAACTCGATAAGCCGCTGGATATTCCGGTGGTGCTTCAACTCTCCGTTACAGACAGCAACATGATATCTGGTTACGACTACAGGGTTAATAACGGGTCTGACACGCTGATTATTGCACAAGGCACTACAGAGCGGGAATTGGTAATCAGTATAGTTGATGATACAATCCCTGAGGACAGAGGATTTATCAGAATCGATCTGAGTTCCAACTCAGACATTGTACAGCCGGGTGAAATAACCAGTTTTCGTTACAATGTTACTCCTAATGAAATCCCTGTCATGTTCAACGGTACCTATGTGGGTGGTAATGAGTGGCCTGCAACCTATACGATCACTGTCAGAGTCGAAGGGAATCTTGAGTCGGACCTGATAGTGTATTATAAGGCCGATTCCACTTCCACTGCCACCGAAGGGAGTGATTACACAATAAGTAATCCCTGTCATTGTGTGACAATTCCACGCGGCAACAGTCCATCCGCGAATATGGAGTTCAAGACACTTGATGATGACCTTATTGAAGGCTTTGAAATCATCAATTTCGTCTTGACTGAGGTTTCAAATAAAAAAATCGCATATATTCGGAAAGACCAGTCGGTCTGCACGGTTAGAATTGATGATAACGGGAACGATTACAGATAGTGGTAATGGAAGATCAGAGGGTAAACCTCTGATCTTTCCTCTCCCCTCTGTCTCTTGTCCTCTGTAAGCACAAAGTGCCCCTGCGGGCTTTGTTCATACTTCTTAGCCCAACTTTCATTAAAAAGGGAAATCAGGACACTTCTAAAGCGACTACTATAATTATCTGATGTTGTCATTCAATTGAAATTAATACAGCAGGTGTCATCCGATTCGTTATAAAACGATTGCGACTTTACATGAAGCGACGAGGTGTGAATTTCGATTCCGGTACCGACCCTGAAAACAAACATTTTAAGCTTGACATAGGGTGTTTATTAAAATGAGACTAACAGCCACCGGCTGTCATTTGTAGTTCTCTAAAACATCAACAATCCTTTCACTCGCCCTCCCATCCCACAAATCCGGTACCCCGCACTCTTTCCATCTCTTCTCGAGTGCATCATTTACATACCCTGTTATCTTTTCCGGATTTGCACCTGCAATTACATTGGAACCAGTACTTACTGTAACGGGTCTTTCCGTATTCTCCCGCATCGTGACACATGGAATTTTAAGAGCTGTAGTTTCTTCCTGCAGCCCGCCGCTATCGGTTAAAACCACGCTTGAGCCACTCCAGAGAGAAAGAAATTCATTATAACCCAGAGGATCCATCATGATCAGCCCATTGGATATTTTCTTCTGCTTTTCAGGTGAAACTGTCTCAATATCGATATTGAATTCAGCGATGTTTTTCCTGGTTCTTGGGTGACATGGGAAGATAACAGGGACTTTACCGGAAATATTCTGTACCGCATTCATCAGTTGACGCAGTACCTCAGGATTATCGACATTTGAGGGGCGGTGCATTGTCATACACACATACTGCTCCGGCAGGAGATCTTTGAGTCTCCTTACAGATTCACTCACAGTATTGTCGGATAATCTTTGCAGCTGATAAAAAAGGTTGTCGATCATCACATGACCCACGAAATGGATACGGTTTTCCGGATGACCTTCCGAAAGGAGATTTTCTGTGCCCTCCGGCTCAGTTGTAAAAAAGAGATCGGAAATCGCGTCTGTAGCTATCCTGTTTATCTCCTCAGGCATGGTACTGTCGCGTGAGCGGAGTCCGGCTTCGATATGTGACAGGCCGATATTGAGCTTTTTTGCTACCAGGGCCGCAGCAATTGTCGAGTTTACATCACCGACTACCACGACTATGTCAGGTTTCTCTTTAAGACAGACCTCTTCAAATCTGGTCATTATATTGGCAGTCTGAACCGCATGCGAGGCAGATCCTGCCTCAAGATTATAATCCGGCTCACGGATTCCAAGCTCATCGAAAAAAGCACTTGACATTTTGTGATCATAATGCTGCCCGGTGTGAACCAGAACCGGTTGTATCGATGAATTTTTCTTTTCTATTGCCCTTAATACAGGTGCGATTTTCATGAAATTGGGACGGGCACCCGCAACCAGAATGATTTTTGCCATTTTTCTGCCTTTACCTGAGATTCCATTAATCTGACTATTGAAAAATACCTTTTTCCCGGATCTTTATGCCGACCCCGGAGAAAGCAGTCTTCTGATATGTTATTTTAGCCACAGGTCAGGGTGAAAGGATTATCAACCCTGGGATCAAATCAAAATGATTATCATAAGTCACTAATCTTGAACCGGTCTCAAGTGCAGTTGCTGCAATCCAGATATCATTTGTTGGAATTGGGGTACCCTTCTTTTTAAGATCAGAGACAATGATTCCGTACCGTTCAGCGATTTCGTTATCAGGAGCCTTCAGTTCTAACCCAACCTGATCTAAAAATTCCTGAAGTTCCCTGATATTACGGCTGGACTGAGTTCCAATGTAAAAGCCTGCGTATAACTCCCCTATTACTATCGTAGGAACAATTATATTTGATGCTTCTTCAAACAGAGAAACTACTTCCAACTTACCCCTTTTAAACTCGGAATATGCATTGGTATCGATACAGATATTCATTATTTCCACATCTCACTGTCAATCTGCTCAAATATCTTTATGTTCTCCTCGAATTCAGCAAATTCCCTTTCATCCCAGGTACCCGCCAATGATGAGAGATCTCTTCTTTTTTTCCCACCACCAGAGAGCCCAAGTCCCTTCTGAAGGAATTCTAAAACTGTCTTGTTGATGCTCTGGCCCCTTCTTCGGGCAAGATCCCGAATAAGCTGTTCAATTTCCACAGGAATATCCCGGAGTGTAATCTGACTCAAATTATGCCTCCAGTGAATCAAAATATAGTGTCATTATTAATATAACGTCTTTTAGATTACGTTTCAAGGTATAGTCCAGTAAGACATAATCGATAAACTTGAAAACAGATCCCTGAGATTCAACAATAATGAAGGACTCAACAATTCACATCAGATACACCTCTTTCAGATTACCCGAAGTTCAACAGAGGAATTAGAGAAATAAAGATATCAAAATCAACACCAAACCGATGACGATTCCCTGAAACAAGCAGTTGAAGCCCAATATATGGGTGTGTCTTAAACCTGGGAACTATCCGCCTCCTCCATTATTTACATCACTCTAAAACCTCAGTATTTCTCTTACTCACCTTGTGGAACATCATAGTAAAACAGATATTGTTTACAGCTCTCCCCCATTCTTATATTATTGAATCCTTGAAAAATCATAGTTTTATACATGTTTTCAATACTAAGAAGGGTA
This region includes:
- the wecB gene encoding UDP-N-acetylglucosamine 2-epimerase (non-hydrolyzing), which translates into the protein MAKIILVAGARPNFMKIAPVLRAIEKKNSSIQPVLVHTGQHYDHKMSSAFFDELGIREPDYNLEAGSASHAVQTANIMTRFEEVCLKEKPDIVVVVGDVNSTIAAALVAKKLNIGLSHIEAGLRSRDSTMPEEINRIATDAISDLFFTTEPEGTENLLSEGHPENRIHFVGHVMIDNLFYQLQRLSDNTVSESVRRLKDLLPEQYVCMTMHRPSNVDNPEVLRQLMNAVQNISGKVPVIFPCHPRTRKNIAEFNIDIETVSPEKQKKISNGLIMMDPLGYNEFLSLWSGSSVVLTDSGGLQEETTALKIPCVTMRENTERPVTVSTGSNVIAGANPEKITGYVNDALEKRWKECGVPDLWDGRASERIVDVLENYK
- a CDS encoding type II toxin-antitoxin system VapC family toxin, with amino-acid sequence MNICIDTNAYSEFKRGKLEVVSLFEEASNIIVPTIVIGELYAGFYIGTQSSRNIRELQEFLDQVGLELKAPDNEIAERYGIIVSDLKKKGTPIPTNDIWIAATALETGSRLVTYDNHFDLIPGLIILSP
- a CDS encoding antitoxin, which codes for MSQITLRDIPVEIEQLIRDLARRRGQSINKTVLEFLQKGLGLSGGGKKRRDLSSLAGTWDEREFAEFEENIKIFEQIDSEMWK